GTTTCTCCAGGTCTTGATAAACTATCCGCAAAAGCTATTAAGTGTGTCTTCTTGGGATATTCTCGTCTTCAGAAAGGGTATAAATGTTATTCTCCCTCCACCAAGAGATATTATATGTCTGCTGatgtcacattctttgaggATACACCCTTTTTCTTGTCCTCCGTGGAGGATCGTTCATCTGTTCAACAAATGTTTCCTCTACCATCATGTGATCCTTTGATTATTCCTGCTTCTGtacctcaaactcaaaatgTGAATGACACTGTTCCTCCACCTCTTCTCACATATCAGCGTCGGAGACAATCTCAAACTCAGAACAACGGAGATCATCGAGACTCATCTCCTCCTCCATCAGATCCCCAAACCATGGATCCTTCATCCTCCTCGTCTTCTCTTGACTCAGATAATGATTTGCCCATTGCCCTTCGGAAAGGTATTCGTTCTACTCGTAATCCATatcctatttataattttttgagttaTCATCGTTTGTCTCCTTcctatttctcttttgtttccTCCTTATCCTCCCTTAAGACTCCTAATAATATTCATGAggcacttgatcatcctggatggcgTCAAGCCATGGTTGATGAAATGCAGGCCCTTGACCACAATGGTACTTGGGACCTTGTCCCTCTTCCTCCTGGTAAGAAGCCTGTTGGTTGTCGATGGGTTTATGCTATTAAGGTTGGTCCTACTGGTTCTAAAAGCTCGTCTAGTAGCTAAGGGATATACTCAAGTTTATGGCATTGACTattgtgatactttttctcctgtGGCTAAAACCAGTACCGTTCGTATTTTGCTTGCTATGGCTGCCATTCGTCAGTGGCCACTTTACCAGTTGGACATTAaaaatgcctttcttcatggtgatttggaagaggagatatacatggagcaacctcctgggtttgttgctcagggggagtcttgGTTAGTTTGTAAATTACGACGTTCCCTCTATGGCTTGAAACAATCACCTCGTGCTTGGTTTGGTAAATTTAGTCGGGTTGTGAAAAATTTTGGATTGTAAAGATGTGAGACAGATCATTCAGTGTTTTATGGTCATTCTTCTTCTGACAAATGTGTTTACCTCATggtgtatgttgatgatattgttattaCAGGGAATGACATCACTAGAATTACTCAACT
The genomic region above belongs to Vigna radiata var. radiata cultivar VC1973A unplaced genomic scaffold, Vradiata_ver6 scaffold_1632, whole genome shotgun sequence and contains:
- the LOC106754289 gene encoding uncharacterized protein LOC106754289, whose product is MSADVTFFEDTPFFLSSVEDRSSVQQMFPLPSCDPLIIPASVPQTQNVNDTVPPPLLTYQRRRQSQTQNNGDHRDSSPPPSDPQTMDPSSSSSSLDSDNDLPIALRKGIRSTRNPYPIYNFLSYHRLSPSYFSFVSSLSSLKTPNNIHEALDHPGWRQAMVDEMQALDHNGTWDLVPLPPGKKPVGCRWVYAIKVGPTGNDITRITQLKNHLFNHFQTKDLGRLKYFLGIEVAQSKEGVIISQRKYALDILEETGLTNCKPIDSPMDSNQKLMRDQGEPFSDPERYRRLVGKLIYLTITRPDLSYPVGIIGNPGQGLLYEDKGSTQIEGYCDADWAGSPIDRRSTTGYCVLLGGNL